The Triticum urartu cultivar G1812 chromosome 6, Tu2.1, whole genome shotgun sequence genome includes the window TGAAAGGTAACTGGATTTTTTGGGTAACCTAAAATTGTCCTGGTGTCAATTGATACTAAATGTTTCGGGCTGGCCCAAATTGTCCGGGTGTCAATTTATCCTGGTGTTGAGATAACTGAATTTGCACTTGTGTGAATTGTTAACGGAATGTTGTGCGCACCTACTCGGTTGGCGCTTTAGGAGGTGCATGGTAATATTGGAAAGGTCCGTGGCTATGAGCCGTCTAATCAGCTGGCGTGTCATCCTTATCTGCTGGTCTGGCCGGGCAGGCGTGCTGTCATGCCTTTGTGTCAGGCGCTACAAGTACAGTAAAATAAAAGCCGGATGACCAAGGCCAACCTTTTCACCATGCAGAGCATGCATGTTCCCGATACGCGCCTCTTAATTTGTCGTTTTAATGGGCACTTTGGAAAGTTGGACAGCCCAACTCTCCATAGTCCTGACTATGTGGGCCACACTGCCCTTCTCTCATTATTTATGCGGTTCCGCTCTCCACTCTCCACTCATCCGAAACCCCTTTATCATCATCACTCTCCTCCTCTCCACCACTCCCACACCCACCTCCATTCCGTCAGCCATGGAATCAGCAAagatcaaagaagaagaagatttgGGGAGTTCTATCAGAAGCTTCTAGGATGGGCAGTACGCATGGAGTGAGAGATTGGCGGCGGAGATAGTCGGCAGCAGTCGGCAGCGAGATGTTCAGTCCAGTAGCACCAATGTGCCTCGTACTGTAAGTAATCCGCCCCGTCATTATTGGTACAACTGATTTGCATACTAGGTTTTCTCAAATCTTCCGTCGTTGCCTGTATTCAAATAGGTAGGTTTAAGGTGGCCATTCCAATCTAGGTTGATTTGCATGCGAGGTTTTTTTATGCAGTTGTTCCTTTCAAAACCGCATGGAATTGGTCACATTAGATTAATTTTAGAAGCTACGCTTAATCCTCATCAACAATTGATACAGATCTTCTTACCTTTGGAACGGAACCTTTAGATTCGCCTCCAAGCACATAGAACCGCCAAATTCTTAGCCACTGCACTCTGATGTACTATTTGAAATGAGGCCTATCCCCAATAAGGAACTACCGTAACCACAAAAATGCATGATTACGATATTATAATGGGGGTTTCTAATAGCTACTCACCGCCTAAAGATTCTATCATAATGTACTAAGTTGTATGGTTTGTACTCTAACTAGTCCCATGTTCTTGCGGACTGCTAAATGAATGCAGGAGATTAAAATGGAAATGGAAGAACTGAACCATGCGTTGGCAGCACCGCATGTTTCAACGCTGGCGGAGATGACTGTACAGGGATTCTTGCTAGCGGCTGAACGTGAGAAGAAAAGACAGAGAGATGTTTTGGCAGGTTGTACCAAGCAAGCAAGTGCCGCTGCACCCGCTGTTGTAAGTAACTCGCGTTGTGTTAAGTACAGATGCAACTTATTTGTCGCTGCAACCTACATTCAAAGCTTAATTTCCTCCTTGCAGGATTCATCTCTCCATGGACTTGCATGTTCTCCTGCTGCTCCTGCTGCAGTGCTTCATTGTTCTGCTTCAGCTCGTCATGCTTCACCAGAACTCCCAGAACGACCTCACAACAAGCTGCTGAAGAACCTGTATTCAGACAAGACGGTGGTTGTGGGTATTCTCGGGGCACACAGGAGTGAGTACAGGGGTAGGGTCCGTCCCTTGAAAAGTGGGCATGTTCATGATGTTCATACTCCTAGTCGTTTTATGGTTCAGATAGATTTAGATCAGAATCTTCAATTGTTCGTGCTGCCGAAAGGAGTCGAGAAATTCTTCAAGGGCACAGTCCCTCAGTGCATAAAGTTGCGCACAAGCATCATTGTCACTGGAACGTACATTTGAGCCACTACGAGGAGAAACTGGTCTTCAATAATGCCGAAGCTGGTTGGTGGAAGTTTGCAGATCACCATGATCTCAGGAATGGTGACATCCTCACCTTGACAGTGGTTGATGCGAACAAGCTGGATGTGAAGATCTACATTGCAATGGACTCGATGTAGAAGAATATGGAGTGCCATGAGCACAAATAGTTTGCTATCTTGCCTCGTACATGGTGAAGTGAAGTTTACTGTCAGCAGTGATAAAATGATCTTTTGTGTTCACCACCTGCAATGATTCAGTGATCTTTAGAACTATGTTGGTCTGTTACCTTACCTTTTGGTTTTATCATGAACTATGTTGGTCTGCTACCTTACCTTTTGTTTGTATCATGAGCCTGTCCCTAAATCTATTTAAGAGTCTAACTATATATTCtcatctttggtcaaatgtttAAGCCTACATCTTGTTTCATACTACCCGCTAATCATTTTTCATAGCACAACCTGTTCTTTCAGAGACACGCTTAATTAGAGCATCTTCGGCTAATCATTTTCCATAGCACAACCTGTTCTTTCAGACACGCTTAGTTAGAGCATCTTCAGCCGCATCCCCAACGGGCCCTCCCCAGGCGTTTTTCTCGCGCTGGCGCCCAAAAAACGATCCAATCGCGCCCCCAGGAGCCCGTTTTTCGCCGGCTTGGGCCGAAATTGACGCCGGCGTAAGGCGGAACCCGGCGCGCTCGGGAGCGCCCGAGGGCGCCAGGGCGAGCGTTTTTTGCGCGAACAAACCGCGGGCCAGCCGTGTCAGCGAGAcggcgcctcgtcttcccccaGAGCGCCTCGGTTTCtcgcggggaatcaatggcaaggctgccgccggtcagccttgccattgattcctcacgggcggcgcgtcaTGGGCGGCGCGTCGACGCCTTCCCTCCCGCCACGCGTACACACGGCGCGGGCTATAAAACCCGCTGCTCCTCCTCGCCGCTGGACACACCAGCCCGAGCCCAAACCAACCGCCGCACCGCCGAGCTCCCCCGTCTCTGCTCTCTCTCGTTCGCGCCGCCGAGCTCTCGCGTCCTCCCCTTCTCCGACGATGGCCGAACGCTTCCCAGATGACGCCGCGGCAGCCAACGGCTTGCGCCGCCGCTCGCTCCAGGAGTGGGAGGCATGGCTGCTTTTTGAGCcaacatcccggcgccgccgaACATGCGCGCTGGGCCGACGGGGTGGAGGCTCAGCAACGGCGGCGGCCCCATCCCCCCGGTGCCCGACGTCGACGCGCGCCCCGGCGTCTTCGCCGCCGAGGTCGACCGCGTGCGGGCATCCCTCACGGAGGAACAGCGCGCCCTCCCCCAGTATGCCGCCGACAACCACGTGGCGTGGGCGGACTACTTCCAGCGGTGGCAGGCGCAGCGGCTGACGTCCACGAACAGGGTGCCGGTGGTCAGTGGCGTCAAGAACAGCGGCGGCCGCCGCGTCTGGTGGGGCGTCCCGGGCCGCACGCTCCACGAGGTGCTGAagtacctcgagggcggcaatAACCCGTCGTTGGCATACCCTGCCGCGGCGgccgtccccccccccccccccccccccccccccccgccagaGCGCCGGGCCGTGGGCGCCCAGGAGGTTTggctcctcctcttcttcctcgtcCTCCCGCTCCTCCTCCCACTCTTCCGACTCGCCGGCGTTgttcggcgtcaaggccgagcctgccgcggagacgccgctcggccggcgcacccgcagcgccggcatcgtcatcaacgagggtggcaggcgcgccccctcctcggctcctccgcgcttcgtcaagccaaagatGGAGCCCGGGCTCGTCGGCGGCGTCAAGGAGGAGGAGCTCGACGACGCGGCGGCCCTCAAATGGGCGCGTGATGGCTGGGCGCAGCTGGAGCGCCAGCGCCAGCATGCCGCCTACGAGCGGTTTGAAGCTCAGGGCCGTGGCCGGGATGAGGGAGGCATCGTCGTCCTcgacgacagcgacgacgacgacacgccgccgccaccaccggtCCGCCTTGGAGACGtcgggcaggggtccagcaggggcggCCGCGCCGTCAAGAaggagaaggccgacgacgacgatgaggaCGGCGGCGACGTCGGCGACTTCGCTGCGCTCAACGACTTCTTCGCTGCGCTCAACGACTTCTTTGCTCCGTAGATgtctttttaaaaaaaattatgtAATGCTGAACATATTGAATATTAATGTCAGATTTGTCGAATTTAGCCAAACTTTGTCGAATTCAgatttttttttttaaaaaaacatgTCTGAGACGATCCTGGGGCGAGCGGCTGGGAACCCGCTCGCCCCCATGCCAATTTTAGCGCCGGCTCGTCTCCAGGGGACGCGTAAAATCGTCGTCTGGGGGGCAACgactggagatgctcttagaaaTAAGGCATGACAATTTTGCACGGACGCTAGCTGTGTAGGCCTCGTCCCGTCCCATGGATCCGGCTTGCCTACTCCCTCTTCATGCTTCCATCCGTGCTCTCACTTCATTCTACGATTGTCTTTTTTCCTCttttctttctaatctaatcatcttCCCTCCTGATTTTAAGAAGATAGGGCCGGATCTTATTTTCTTCCAATCAAGGAGCACGGATAGGCACACGCCgggggagcaggcaagtctcgtcaTCTGTTAGTGCCTGCCCTTTTGGTGCTACACACACGGAGGCGCGTGTCGCCTCCCATGTCACGCCTACCTATTTTGCGCAACATACACCATCGGTACAACACAGACCGAGCGTCCTGTAGTATACCGGCTTGCATGTCATGCCTACCTGTTTGGCGGTACATACACCCAGTATACAAAGCTCGTAAAAGCCTGGATGTTCTGATTTACGTAAAATGCAATGATTCCCCTAAATTAGAACCCCCATGCATATTTGAGATTACTCAAAAAATAGGTTATGTTTGTAGAACAAATTGAGTTAACATGGACAGCCGTACAAATTAGTAAACTGCAACAATCCACCTCAATTTGAACTCCACAAAAACTTCAGTGAGCTAAAAAAAATTAAGTTTACTTTACAAAAGAAAGTCAGTAAGGTCACAAATTAAGAAAACTGGAAAATGTGTGGTTCGGTTAACGTTTCACAGGATAACAAATTCAGTTAGGTTTGAACAATTCAGTAAAACACTTGGAGAAATTCAGTTAAGGACAGAGTTTATTTTAGACACCCGTGCATACTTTAGTTAACTGACAAATTCAGTCAACGTTGGAGAGCATGTTAAAATCAGTTATGTTACAACACGTGGAGAAATTCGGGGTTGGACAGGATCAGAAATTCAGTTAAGGATAGAGTTTATTTTAGACACCTGTACATACTTCAGTTAACTGACAAATTTTAGACACGCGTACATACTTCAGTTAACTCACAAATTCAGTTAACGCTGTATAGGATAATAAATTCAGTTGTGTTAGAACACCCGGAGAATGTCAGTTAGCTGAAAAGTACAGTTAACTTTGGACAGCACGACAAATTTATCGCAGAGAGAACATTTGGTGTGTTTACGATTGCAAATTAGTGGTTCGGAACTGAAGAAACATGCATAAGAGAACTACGTACAGAAAAGAAACGAATTACGGCCAAAAGCTTACTAGGACTACGGTGCTGAGGTCAGACAGGTAGCACTAACAGAAAAGATATCTTCTAACTGACAAAAGGAGTGTTGGACGAGCTCATCGATGCCTTCGGTGCGTGTACGTCTTCATCGCAGCCGGCATTATTGCATCCACGTTGGGGCCGCTGGAGTCTTGGACACCGGGAGTGCACGCTGATATACGGTGCTTAGCGTTGAACTCGGCCTCGTCTGCTATGCGCGCAGCCTCTTGGACGCGCACGACGCAGTTCCAGACCCTCCTCCTGGTGTCGCGCTCCGCCTCTGTCGCGTGCCGGCGGAGCTCGACGATGCATGCTGACAGGCGCCTGACCTCATCGGCCAGGTGTCCCAGCTGATCGTCTCGCGCCTGGATCATCTCTGCCTCTAGCATCGCCTGGTCCCTCATGGAAGTAAGAACCGACGCCGCTTCAAAACTTGACGCGGCGGTACCTCCTTTTTGGCTTGGGTCTTCTTGGAGTAGGGGCTGTCAAGATGTCTGTGGGAGGGGATGTAGTTTCTGCGGTGCATTGAGATTCGTCGTAGGAGGTGGGAGGCGTTAAAACGGTGCTTTTTTTTTACATCAGTACAGACATAAacgctcatatatacgcgcatacactcattcctatgaacgcacacacgcacattCTATCCCTATcagcaccttcgagagactaagccggcatatcatcttgagatttacaaAGTCATCGTAGTCGCCTCGTCATCGgaatgaacgcacacacgcacattCTATCCCTATCAGCACCTCCGAGAGATtaagccggcatatcatcttgagatttacgaagtcatcGTAGTCGCCTCGTCATCGgaatgaacgcacacacgcacatccTATCCCTAtcagcacctccgagagactaagccggcatatcatcttgagatttacgaagtcatcGTAGTCGCCTCGTcatcgacgggaacgtctcctcccactaaaagcgcatcgccggaaatcctgaaataaatccaggaataatgcgagcaccaggatttaaaccctggtgggttggggataccactgtccacctaacctctcaaccacaggttggttcgcgGTTAAAGACGGTGCTGGCTGAGGCAAGTGTACCGGTTGGCTTTCGCGGATGTGCCATACGGATATGGCAAGAATCAACTGAGAGGAGGATGCCATGGACAGTGGGGAATTATGGCTGGAGCTCAATatacacattagtcccggttgcattacgaaccggcattaatcccggttcgagcggctaaaggcattagtcccggctcaaatgagacctttagtcccgattcGAGACACGAACCGGAACTAAAGGatgcgatgccctttagtcccaTTCGTAtctcgaaccgggactaaagattagacctttagtcccgggactacaaaaaaaagatagaaacttcaaaaaataaaatcctttgAGACATAGTTATCTTAccacatctactagttaggaaaattaaaaACTTACATTTGGAGATGTTTTGCAAAAATGTGTTATGAAAAAGTAAAAAACGGCTacaacttttgcatacgatgtcggaaaaaacgtataatatatcataatgttcagcacgaaaatccgcatccgattttgACGGCCATATGCcattttgcaaatttttagaattctcaaattctaaaaggaaaaaaattatgctcaaatttcagttttttgaattttggttaaatctagtcaaactacttattcaagaaatattagtgatactaaataattattcaagaatattggtgttactaaataattatttcagtttttttgaattttggtcaaactgtggtcaaactacttattcaagaaatattagtgttactaaataattattgttttttagaataatagtttcaaactcaaacaatgaaacgtgtgacttcatgctcaatgAAACGAGGGGGAATAGAAACcagaagttaagcgtgctcaggctagagtagtgagaggatgggtgatcgaccgagaagttagatgatttggaattatgaggagaaaaccggagtgccggaggggttaccggaacccctcggggaagtattgggccttagtgggcctgaggggagagagagggcagcaacccaggaggtggcgcgc containing:
- the LOC125516093 gene encoding uncharacterized protein LOC125516093; its protein translation is MEMEELNHALAAPHVSTLAEMTVQGFLLAAEREKKRQRDVLAGCTKQASAAAPAVDSSLHGLACSPAAPAAVLHCSASARHASPELPERPHNKLLKNLYSDKTVVVGILGAHRSEYRGRVRPLKSGHVHDVHTPSRFMVQIDLDQNLQLFVLPKGVEKFFKGTVPQCIKLRTSIIVTGTYI